The following proteins are co-located in the Mesorhizobium australicum WSM2073 genome:
- the minC gene encoding septum site-determining protein MinC, protein MTFAAPVETKSIRFRARSFVAFTLTPEAPISAWLEGLDHWIGNSPGYFAGRPVVLDLNVLKPDVADIGLLVASLGARGIRVYAIELEGASLGLDLPPLLGGAKEATTDGLLSQPGRKGKAEAADEAGKLETVFSDRGKDAGKAGEVKAGEVKAGEGKAGEARAEAGKGKAAKAAEAGAIETVQAGTLMVKSPIRSGQSIFHPHGDVIVLGSVASGSEIIAAGSIHVYGTLRGRAIAGSQGNRSARIFCRKNEAELISIDGWYTTAEEMEGVSRGKAVQAFLEGDMLAVVPLN, encoded by the coding sequence GTGACCTTTGCCGCCCCCGTCGAAACAAAATCCATTCGTTTTCGCGCCCGTTCTTTCGTGGCCTTTACGCTCACGCCGGAGGCGCCGATTTCCGCCTGGCTGGAGGGGCTGGATCACTGGATCGGCAATTCGCCGGGGTATTTTGCGGGACGGCCGGTGGTGCTCGATCTGAACGTGCTGAAGCCCGACGTCGCCGACATCGGGCTGCTGGTTGCTTCGCTCGGTGCACGGGGCATCCGGGTTTATGCCATCGAGCTTGAAGGGGCCTCGCTCGGGCTTGACCTGCCGCCGTTGCTTGGCGGCGCCAAGGAGGCCACCACGGATGGCCTGCTGTCGCAGCCCGGCCGCAAGGGCAAGGCTGAGGCGGCTGATGAAGCCGGCAAGCTGGAAACGGTGTTTTCGGATCGCGGCAAGGATGCCGGCAAGGCCGGCGAAGTCAAGGCCGGCGAAGTCAAGGCCGGCGAGGGCAAGGCCGGCGAAGCCAGGGCCGAGGCGGGCAAGGGCAAGGCAGCCAAGGCCGCGGAAGCAGGCGCGATCGAAACTGTCCAGGCCGGCACGCTTATGGTCAAGTCGCCGATCCGCTCGGGTCAGTCGATCTTCCATCCACATGGCGATGTCATCGTTTTGGGCTCGGTCGCGTCCGGCTCCGAAATCATCGCGGCGGGCTCTATCCATGTCTATGGGACCTTACGCGGCCGCGCCATCGCCGGCTCGCAGGGCAACCGGTCGGCACGCATCTTCTGCCGCAAGAACGAGGCGGAGCTGATTTCGATCGACGGCTGGTACACCACCGCCGAAGAGATGGAAGGCGTCTCGCGCGGCAAGGCCGTGCAGGCCTTCCTCGAAGGCGACATGCTCGCCGTCGTGCCGCTGAACTAG
- a CDS encoding DUF2934 domain-containing protein, protein MSDDRDDKIRNRAYEIWQREGGGHGDHERHWSRAEMEIDREAALPLTADDALPQTGEIASSDVLTVEELAIRAGISGEEAQELIDRLGTDRAAIEQAARSLKPKRGR, encoded by the coding sequence ATGAGCGACGACCGCGACGACAAGATCAGGAACCGCGCCTACGAGATCTGGCAACGCGAAGGCGGCGGCCATGGCGACCATGAGCGGCACTGGAGCCGGGCCGAGATGGAGATCGACAGGGAAGCCGCCCTGCCGCTGACGGCGGATGACGCGCTGCCACAAACCGGCGAGATCGCGAGCTCCGACGTTCTGACGGTGGAGGAACTGGCGATCCGCGCGGGCATATCGGGCGAGGAGGCGCAGGAGCTGATCGACCGTCTCGGCACCGACCGCGCCGCGATCGAGCAAGCCGCGCGCAGCCTCAAGCCAAAGCGCGGGCGCTGA
- a CDS encoding BA14K family protein, whose translation MKAILALVGGFVLTLAVFGSGLGFAAWLLAAKPAHEARPTVSVAELWTRDARPVNKAAQNLQRLPADQPAPPDIAVKPRAPDPAATGSIAPAAEADALPASHVSWCANRYRSYNPDDNSYMSYSGQQRPCVSPYLDAGDDQGAQPSAAVSYVEGGVAPAVATTALSADHVDSCFSRYRSYRPDDNSYQPYSGGPRRQCE comes from the coding sequence GTGAAAGCGATTTTGGCATTGGTCGGCGGCTTTGTCTTGACCCTTGCGGTCTTCGGCAGCGGGCTGGGCTTTGCCGCCTGGTTGCTCGCCGCCAAGCCCGCGCATGAGGCAAGGCCGACCGTCAGCGTGGCGGAACTGTGGACCAGGGACGCGCGGCCGGTGAACAAGGCGGCGCAAAATCTGCAACGCTTGCCGGCCGACCAGCCCGCGCCGCCCGATATCGCCGTCAAGCCGCGGGCACCCGATCCGGCCGCGACCGGATCGATCGCGCCGGCGGCTGAAGCCGACGCGCTGCCGGCGTCCCATGTCAGTTGGTGCGCGAACCGCTACCGCTCCTACAATCCGGATGACAACAGCTACATGTCCTATAGCGGGCAGCAGCGCCCCTGCGTCTCGCCCTATCTCGACGCCGGCGACGACCAGGGCGCGCAGCCATCGGCAGCCGTCAGCTATGTCGAGGGCGGTGTCGCCCCGGCGGTCGCGACGACGGCGCTTTCCGCCGACCATGTCGATTCCTGCTTCAGCCGCTACCGCTCCTACAGGCCCGACGACAACAGCTATCAGCCATATTCCGGCGGACCCAGGCGCCAGTGCGAGTAG
- a CDS encoding response regulator — MAAMEAESSEPFEKLGPVRVLAVDDDARNLLAIEEALDGVGQVICAQSGDEALRFLLKDDFAVILLDVLMPGLDGYETASLIRRRERSNATPIIFLTAINKEEAHMLRGYDAGAVDYLFKPFDPSMLRSKVMVFVDLYEKTREIERNAAREQLLLERALKATSDKLDAERALRHSEARQEAILASLPICFHARAAEAPFAASYVSKGVERLTGFSPDRFMADPDFGISRVHPADRDAVTRSLSAAHETGSYACEFRWRCANEEYRIFLDQGVVARDGAGLELLGTMQDITEQRHLESQLLQSQRLDAIGKLTGGLAHDFNNLLAAILSGLSLLERQVSLDGKAAQVLDMTRRSASQGKDLIQRMLAFSRRQDLKPVAVRMSSLGDTMTGLVAPILGGLVRFDWHVGDDIWPVHADPAQLELALMNLVFNAHDAMPSGGTICVKAHNRSVGHTGQGLAAGDYVRLAVEDTGTGIAADVISKVIEPFFTTKPIGKGTGLGLSTVYGFAKQSGGTLRIDSELGHGTTMELWLPRSREAQDVTARDEPVFEASAANDAGTDLPTAVEDQLPTVLLIDDSQSLRELTAMSLRQSGFDVTAFSGGAQALAAIEKEPDRFDVIVTDFAMPLISGIDVIRFARSLRADWPALIVTGYADAEKISDRPHDVALISKPFEDAHLVAAIRSASRRR, encoded by the coding sequence ATGGCGGCGATGGAAGCAGAAAGCAGCGAACCGTTCGAAAAGCTGGGGCCGGTTCGCGTTCTGGCTGTCGACGACGACGCGCGAAATCTCCTTGCCATTGAGGAGGCACTTGACGGGGTCGGGCAGGTGATTTGCGCCCAGTCGGGCGACGAGGCGCTGCGCTTTCTGCTCAAGGACGACTTCGCCGTCATTCTGCTGGATGTGCTGATGCCCGGTCTCGACGGCTACGAAACCGCTTCGCTGATCCGGAGGCGCGAACGTTCGAACGCCACGCCGATCATCTTCCTGACCGCCATCAACAAGGAAGAAGCACATATGTTGCGCGGCTATGACGCCGGCGCGGTGGATTATCTGTTCAAGCCATTCGACCCGTCGATGCTGCGGTCCAAGGTCATGGTCTTCGTCGATCTCTATGAAAAGACGAGGGAAATCGAACGGAATGCTGCCAGGGAGCAACTGCTGCTTGAGCGAGCGCTGAAGGCGACCTCCGACAAGCTCGACGCCGAGCGGGCGCTGCGGCATTCCGAGGCCCGGCAGGAGGCGATCCTCGCTTCGCTGCCGATCTGTTTTCACGCCCGCGCGGCCGAGGCGCCATTCGCCGCAAGCTATGTTTCCAAGGGGGTCGAGCGGTTGACGGGATTTTCTCCGGACCGGTTCATGGCGGATCCAGATTTCGGCATCAGCCGGGTCCATCCGGCTGATAGGGACGCGGTGACAAGATCGCTTTCGGCCGCCCACGAGACCGGCTCTTATGCGTGCGAGTTCCGCTGGCGATGCGCCAATGAGGAATACCGGATATTCCTCGACCAGGGAGTGGTCGCCAGGGATGGCGCCGGGCTCGAACTGCTGGGCACCATGCAGGACATCACCGAGCAGCGCCATCTGGAAAGTCAATTGCTGCAATCGCAGCGGCTCGATGCGATCGGCAAGCTGACCGGCGGACTTGCCCACGATTTCAACAATCTGCTTGCGGCGATCCTCTCCGGGCTGAGCCTGCTCGAAAGGCAAGTGAGCCTCGACGGCAAGGCGGCCCAGGTTCTCGACATGACGCGCCGCTCCGCTTCCCAAGGCAAGGACCTCATCCAGCGCATGCTCGCCTTTTCAAGGCGCCAGGATCTGAAACCGGTTGCCGTGCGGATGTCGAGCCTGGGAGACACGATGACCGGCCTTGTGGCGCCGATCCTGGGCGGCCTGGTGCGCTTCGACTGGCATGTCGGTGACGACATATGGCCGGTGCATGCGGACCCGGCGCAGCTTGAGCTTGCTTTGATGAACCTGGTCTTCAATGCCCACGACGCGATGCCTTCCGGCGGGACAATCTGCGTCAAGGCCCACAATCGCAGCGTCGGCCACACCGGCCAGGGGCTTGCCGCGGGCGACTATGTCAGGCTTGCGGTCGAGGACACCGGGACAGGTATCGCCGCGGATGTCATCAGCAAGGTGATCGAGCCGTTCTTCACGACAAAGCCGATCGGGAAGGGCACGGGTCTGGGCCTCAGCACTGTCTATGGTTTCGCCAAGCAATCGGGTGGCACGCTCAGGATTGACAGCGAGCTTGGTCACGGCACCACCATGGAGCTCTGGCTGCCCCGTTCACGCGAGGCGCAAGACGTCACCGCCAGGGATGAGCCCGTTTTCGAAGCCAGTGCCGCGAACGATGCCGGCACGGACCTCCCGACGGCGGTTGAGGATCAGTTGCCGACTGTTCTGCTCATCGACGACAGTCAATCCCTGCGGGAGTTGACGGCGATGTCGCTGCGGCAATCGGGTTTCGACGTGACGGCGTTTTCCGGCGGCGCCCAGGCACTGGCCGCCATCGAAAAGGAACCGGACCGTTTCGACGTCATCGTAACCGACTTCGCCATGCCGCTCATTTCGGGCATCGACGTCATCCGCTTCGCCCGAAGCCTGCGCGCGGATTGGCCGGCACTCATCGTCACGGGCTACGCCGATGCCGAGAAGATCTCGGACCGCCCTCACGACGTGGCGTTGATCAGCAAGCCCTTCGAAGATGCCCATTTGGTAGCAGCCATTCGATCAGCTTCGCGCCGCCGCTGA